In a genomic window of Mastacembelus armatus chromosome 3, fMasArm1.2, whole genome shotgun sequence:
- the slc6a2 gene encoding sodium-dependent noradrenaline transporter, whose translation MNIQVMPEHKLSSVAPLKQCNVEKKEVELILVKDQNGVQYTSSSIISTPGHRVRPTFEDDRETWGKKIDFLLSVIGFAVDLANVWRFPYLCYKNGGGAFLIPYILFLFIAGMPLFYMELALGQYNREGAATVWKICPVFKGVGYTVILIALYVGFYYNVIIAWSLHYLFSSMSAELPWLKCGNPWNSQNCTDPKFINKTISGNGTYVKNKITPAAEYYERGVLHLHESKGIQDLGLPRWDLTLCLVVVVFVLYFSLWKGVKSSGKVVYITATMPYVVLFVLLIRGITLQGSMDGIRAYLHVDFQRLNNLEVWIDAATQIFYSLGAGFGVLIAFASYNKFDNNCYRDALLTSTVNCITSFFSGFAIFSVLGHMAYKHQMKVEDVATEGAGLVFIIYPEAISTLPGSTFWAIVFFIMLLTLGIDSSMGGMEAVITGLTDDFKILKRNRKLFTFITAFGTFLVALLCITNGGIYVLTLLDKYAAGTSILFGVLIEAIGVSWFYGVDRFSEDIQQMMGFKPGLYWRLCWKFVSPAFLLFVVIASTLTSSGLKYDDYTFPNWSNIVGWGVAMSSMLFVPFYAIYKFISIPGTFKERIAYCITPEHEHHLVAEGNVRQFKLQHWLAI comes from the exons ATGAACATCCAGGTTATGCCAGAACACAAGCTCTCGTCAGTGGCTCCGCTGAAACAGTGCaatgtggagaaaaaagaaGTAGAACTGATACTGGTGAAGGACCAGAATGGCGTCCAGTACACCAGTTCCTCCATCATTTCCACCCCTGGGCATCGCGTACGACCCACCTTCGAGGACGATCGAGAAACTTGGGGCAAGAAAATAGACTTTCTTCTGTCGGTCATTGGCTTCGCGGTGGACTTGGCCAATGTTTGGAGATTTCCTTACTTGTGCTACAAAAATGGAGGAG gTGCCTTTTTGATCCCCTACATTCTTTTCTTGTTCATTGCGGGGATGCCATTGTTCTACATGGAACTAGCTTTGGGCCAGTACAACAGGGAAGGGGCAGCTACAGTTTGGAAAATTTGCCCTGTCTTTAAAG GTGTGGGCTACACTGTGATCCTCATAGCCTTGTATGTTGGCTTCTACTACAATGTCATCATTGCCTGGTCCCTCCACTACCTGTTCTCCTCCATGTCCGCTGAGCTACCGTGGCTCAAGTGCGGCAACCCCTGGAACAGTCAGAACTGCACTGACCCCAAATTCATCAACAAAACAATCTCCGGCAATGGAACTTATGTCAAGAACAAAATCACCCCGGCGGCCGAGTACTATGA ACGCGGTGTGCTGCATCTCCATGAGAGTAAAGGTATCCAAGACCTGGGCCTGCCTCGCTGGGATTTAACCTTGTGCCTGGTTGTGGTGGTGTTTGTTCTCTACTTCAGCCTGTGGAAAGGTGTCAAGTCCTCAGGGAAG GTGGTGTACATTACAGCTACTATGCCCTATGTGGTTCTTTTTGTGTTGCTGATCCGAGGCATAACCCTACAAGGGTCCATGGACGGCATCAGGGCCTACCTCCATGTTGACTTCCAGCGGCTCAACAATCTAGAG GTGTGGATTGATGCTGCCACTCAGATATTCTACTCACTAGGAGCAGGGTTCGGTGTGCTCATTGCATTTGCCAGTTACAACAAATTTGATAACAACTGCTACAG GGATGCTCTCTTGACCAGCACTGTGAACTGCATAACCAGTTTCTTCTCAGGGTTTGCCATTTTTTCTGTGCTTGGACACATGGCTTACAAACATCAAATGAAAGTAGAAGATGTGGCAACAGAgg GGGCAGGACTGGTGTTCATCATCTATCCTGAGGCAATTTCTACACTGCCTGGCTCGACATTTTGGGCTATTGTGTTCTTCATCATGTTGTTGACTTTGGGCATTGACAGCTCG ATGGGTGGCATGGAGGCAGTCATCACAGGACTGACGGATGATTTTAAGATCctgaagagaaacaggaagCTCTTCACCTTCATCACAGCCTTTGGAACCTTCCTGGTTGCTTTGCTCTGCATCACTAAT GGTGGGATCTATGTGCTGACCTTGTTAGATAAGTATGCAGCAGGAACCTCTATACTATTTGGTGTGTTGATCGAGGCCATTGGAGTGTCGTGGTTTTATG GTGTGGACCGCTTCAGCGAAGACATCCAGCAGATGATGGGCTTTAAGCCAGGACTCTATTGGAGGCTGTGCTGGAAATTTGTCAGCCCAGCTTTTCTGCTG TTTGTGGTAATAGCCAGCACTTTGACATCATCAGGCCTAAAGTATGATGACTACACCTTCCCTAACTGGTCCAACATAGTTGGCTGGGGTGTGGCCATGTCCTCCATGCTTTTTGTCCCATTCTACGCCATTTATAAATTCATCAGCATACCAGGAACATTCAAAGAG cgAATAGCCTACTGCATCACTCCAGAACATGAACATCATTTGGTGGCTGAGGGAAATGTACGGCAGTTCAAG ctCCAGCACTGGTTGGCCATCTGA